One Mya arenaria isolate MELC-2E11 chromosome 5, ASM2691426v1 genomic window carries:
- the LOC128235098 gene encoding pregnancy-specific beta-1-glycoprotein 4-like isoform X2: protein MWLLDVLLFLLVVCYASALNKHTLGNVSSSSEPIQLEVQDGIDNVYLSPSTTLYRVVEGEQLESITCSATCIPACTYAWSTSEKTVSATDTLDLGQAERRKAGSYTCTVQNTISRFTKNGPVVSLNVIYGPNNVSLSPSFTTYSLREGEQLEVITCAATCNPACSYSWSRSGDSVSSTATLFLGQIERRDTGSYICMAWNPISRVSKYGLAVNVHVIYGPNNVSLSPSTTTYSLREGEQLEVITCAATCNPACTYSWSRSGDSVSSTATLFLGQIERREAGTYICTARNPESSVTKDGLVVSVHVIHGPDKVSLSPSTTLYSVAEGNNIAAITCYAKCNPDCTYTWSKSGSRVSSTATLYLRQIERREDGSYICTVLNPESSISKNGPDVRVDVIYGPYVVSVSPSTTLYRVTEGNNLAAITCSATCNPACTYTWSRSGSRVSSSATLYLRQIQRREAGYYICTVLNPESSISKNGPDVRVDVICKLNLCGKSRGAFQSISL, encoded by the exons ACGGTATCGACAACGTATATCTGTCACCTTCTACCACGTTGTACAGGGTGGTAGAAGGAGAACAGCTAGAGTCTATAACCTGTTCAGCCACATGTATTCCGGCCTGTACGTACGCATGGTCCACATCAGAAAAAACGGTCAGTGCTACAGACACACTGGACCTCGGTCAGGCGGAGAGACGGAAGGCCGGATCCTATACGTGTACGGTTCAGAACACGATTTCACGTTTTACAAAAAATGGACCAGTCGTGAGCCTCAATGTCATAT ATGGTCCCAACAACGTATCTCTGTCACCTTCTTTCACTACATACAGCCTCAGAGAGGGAGAACAATTAGAAGTTATAACGTGTGCTGCAACGTGTAACCCGGCCTGTTCCTACTCATGGTCCAGATCAGGAGATAGTGTTAGCTCTACAGCCACACTGTTCCTCGGGCAAATTGAGCGAAGGGATACCGGATCCTATATTTGTATGGCATGGAACCCGATATCACGTGTTTCAAAGTATGGGCTAGCCGTGAACGTTCATGTCATAT ATGGTCCCAACAACGTATCTCTGTCACCTTCTACCACTACATACAGCCTCAGAGAGGGAGAACAATTAGAAGTTATAACGTGTGCTGCAACGTGTAACCCGGCCTGTACCTACTCGTGGTCCAGATCAGGAGATAGTGTTAGCTCTACAGCCACACTGTTCCTCGGTCAGATTGAAAGAAGGGAAGCCGGAACCTACATCTGTACGGCACGGAACCCGGAATCAAGTGTAACAAAAGATGGACTAGTCGTGAGCGTTCATGTCATAC ACGGTCCTGACAAGGTATCTCTGTCACCTTCTACCACGTTATACAGTGTGGCAGAGGGAAACAACATAGCAGCTATAACGTGTTATGCTAAGTGTAACCCGGACTGTACGTACACCTGGTCCAAATCAGGATCAAGGGTCAGTTCTACAGCAACTTTGTATCTCCGTCAGATTGAGCGAAGGGAGGACGGATCTTATATATGTACGGTATTGAACCCGGAATCAAGTATTTCAAAGAATGGACCAGACGTGAGAGTTGATGTCATAT ACGGTCCTTACGTGGTATCCGTGTCACCTTCTACCACGTTATACAGAGTGACAGAGGGAAACAACCTAGCAGCTATAACGTGTTCTGCTACGTGTAACCCGGCCTGTACGTACACCTGGTCCAGATCAGGATCAAGGGTCAGTTCTTCAGCCACTCTGTACCTTCGTCAGATTCAGCGAAGGGAGGCCGGATACTATATATGTACGGTATTGAACCCGGAATCAAGTATTTCAAAGAATGGACCAGACGTGAGAGTTGATGTCATATGTAAGTTGAATTTATGCGGAAAATCGCGAGGTGCTTTTCAGTCAATTTCATTATAA
- the LOC128235098 gene encoding pregnancy-specific beta-1-glycoprotein 8-like isoform X1: MWLLDVLLFLLVVCYASALNKHTLGNVSSSSEPIQLEVQDGIDNVYLSPSTTLYRVVEGEQLESITCSATCIPACTYAWSTSEKTVSATDTLDLGQAERRKAGSYTCTVQNTISRFTKNGPVVSLNVIYGPNNVSLSPSFTTYSLREGEQLEVITCAATCNPACSYSWSRSGDSVSSTATLFLGQIERRDTGSYICMAWNPISRVSKYGLAVNVHVIYGPDNVSLSPSTTTYSLREGEQLEVITCTATCNPACSYSWSRSGDSVSSTATLFLGQIERRDTGSYICMAWNPISRVSKYGLAVNVHVIYGPNNVSLSPSTTTYSLREGEQLEVITCAATCNPACTYSWSRSGDSVSSTATLFLGQIERREAGTYICTARNPESSVTKDGLVVSVHVIHGPDKVSLSPSTTLYSVAEGNNIAAITCYAKCNPDCTYTWSKSGSRVSSTATLYLRQIERREDGSYICTVLNPESSISKNGPDVRVDVIYGPYVVSVSPSTTLYRVTEGNNLAAITCSATCNPACTYTWSRSGSRVSSSATLYLRQIQRREAGYYICTVLNPESSISKNGPDVRVDVICKLNLCGKSRGAFQSISL, from the exons ACGGTATCGACAACGTATATCTGTCACCTTCTACCACGTTGTACAGGGTGGTAGAAGGAGAACAGCTAGAGTCTATAACCTGTTCAGCCACATGTATTCCGGCCTGTACGTACGCATGGTCCACATCAGAAAAAACGGTCAGTGCTACAGACACACTGGACCTCGGTCAGGCGGAGAGACGGAAGGCCGGATCCTATACGTGTACGGTTCAGAACACGATTTCACGTTTTACAAAAAATGGACCAGTCGTGAGCCTCAATGTCATAT ATGGTCCCAACAACGTATCTCTGTCACCTTCTTTCACTACATACAGCCTCAGAGAGGGAGAACAATTAGAAGTTATAACGTGTGCTGCAACGTGTAACCCGGCCTGTTCCTACTCATGGTCCAGATCAGGAGATAGTGTTAGCTCTACAGCCACACTGTTCCTCGGGCAAATTGAGCGAAGGGATACCGGATCCTATATTTGTATGGCATGGAACCCGATATCACGTGTTTCAAAGTATGGGCTAGCCGTGAACGTTCATGTCATAT ATGGTCCCGACAACGTATCTCTGTCACCTTCTACCACTACATACAGCCTCAGAGAGGGAGAACAATTAGAAGTTATAACGTGTACTGCAACGTGTAACCCGGCCTGTTCCTACTCATGGTCCAGATCAGGAGATAGTGTTAGCTCTACAGCCACACTGTTCCTCGGGCAAATTGAGCGAAGGGATACCGGATCCTATATTTGTATGGCATGGAACCCGATATCACGTGTTTCAAAGTATGGGCTAGCCGTGAACGTCCATGTCATAT ATGGTCCCAACAACGTATCTCTGTCACCTTCTACCACTACATACAGCCTCAGAGAGGGAGAACAATTAGAAGTTATAACGTGTGCTGCAACGTGTAACCCGGCCTGTACCTACTCGTGGTCCAGATCAGGAGATAGTGTTAGCTCTACAGCCACACTGTTCCTCGGTCAGATTGAAAGAAGGGAAGCCGGAACCTACATCTGTACGGCACGGAACCCGGAATCAAGTGTAACAAAAGATGGACTAGTCGTGAGCGTTCATGTCATAC ACGGTCCTGACAAGGTATCTCTGTCACCTTCTACCACGTTATACAGTGTGGCAGAGGGAAACAACATAGCAGCTATAACGTGTTATGCTAAGTGTAACCCGGACTGTACGTACACCTGGTCCAAATCAGGATCAAGGGTCAGTTCTACAGCAACTTTGTATCTCCGTCAGATTGAGCGAAGGGAGGACGGATCTTATATATGTACGGTATTGAACCCGGAATCAAGTATTTCAAAGAATGGACCAGACGTGAGAGTTGATGTCATAT ACGGTCCTTACGTGGTATCCGTGTCACCTTCTACCACGTTATACAGAGTGACAGAGGGAAACAACCTAGCAGCTATAACGTGTTCTGCTACGTGTAACCCGGCCTGTACGTACACCTGGTCCAGATCAGGATCAAGGGTCAGTTCTTCAGCCACTCTGTACCTTCGTCAGATTCAGCGAAGGGAGGCCGGATACTATATATGTACGGTATTGAACCCGGAATCAAGTATTTCAAAGAATGGACCAGACGTGAGAGTTGATGTCATATGTAAGTTGAATTTATGCGGAAAATCGCGAGGTGCTTTTCAGTCAATTTCATTATAA